A stretch of DNA from Arachis hypogaea cultivar Tifrunner chromosome 19, arahy.Tifrunner.gnm2.J5K5, whole genome shotgun sequence:
CAGTCGCTAACTTTACATTATCCTTATCAGCTTGGGAATCAATCTGTTTCTGAGCCTTGAACACAGTATCACCAAAACAACAAGAATAATCTGGGTGCTCCACAAGTTCCTAGGCACTTACAATTTTCAATCATTATTTCTCTGGCCATATTATCTACTTCAGATGCGGGAATAGTTTTTCATTGTGCTGCATGCTTGTCAGGATCCAACATAGTACAGTAAGCATCGTGAATCCTCATGAACTCGTTCGCCGATGGGCCGATCGCTCGCCGCCATATCTGGGTGGCAGACTCTGGTTAAAACTAGTTGGTTGAAACTAGCTGTTAAAAAGTGGTTATTGAAAAATACCCGTTACAAACACAAATACAAATATGAGACGAGGCTTGAATATGTTTGCTCACACTTAACTCTTAATGGATGGGAACTATGATTTCAATGACAAGTCTTTGGATGACTTGGCTGAGAAAATTGTGTTCAATGACTCAGATGACTTTGATGGCATAAATCCGAGTGATTgaattaagaaatttttttttgatgacTCAGATCAACGCCAACTTGAAATTGTTTTGCAATTGTATGAGAAAGTTTCTTTGCCCAAAACTCTTAGAAGGATAGATAAAGGTCGTTAAGAAGGACATCAACGACTTTTCAACGATTACTTTGCACCTAACCTAGTATACCTTGGTGATATATTTTAACGGCGATTTCAAATGAAAAAACATGTATTTCTTTACATTATTGAAGCCCTTTCTGAGGTAGATCCATATTACCAGCAAAAAGTCAATGCCGTAGGAAATAAAGGCTTATCTCCATTACAAAAATGCACAACTGCCATGAGTATGTTAGCATATGGAGTTTCGGCTGACGTTGTTGATGATTGCACACAAATAGGTGAAAGCACTGCAATTGAGTGCTTGGAAAAGTTTGTTGAAGATGTAATTTCAGCTTTTGAGTGTGAATTCTTCTGTACCTCAAATTCGAATGATGTACAATGCTTTCTAAAGATAGGAGAGAACCGTGGCTTTCCCAACATGAAGGGAAATATTGACTGCATGCATTGGAAGTGGAAAGATTATCCAAAAGTTTGGAAATGTATGTTCTTAAGTGATTACTGTGGGGTTCCCACTATTGTACTTGAAACTGATGTTTCTTCTTCTGACCTTTGAATATGGCATGTTTATTTTGGAGTTGCTGGTTCCAATAATGATATTGATGGTTAAATTGTTCATCGTGTTTGACGATGTTTTACAAAGTTGCACTTCAGAAATAAACTATCCTATAAATGGTAACTCATACAATAAAGGATAATATTTATTAGATGGTATATATCTTAAATGGGCAACATTTGTTAAAATAATATGCCAATgacaaaaagataaacaaaaaaaatatttgcatGATATctataaaggtaattaaaaagaTGTAGAACGAGCACTTGGAGTGTTGCAAGCTTATTTCGCAATCATTCACAGCCTAACATGatttagagataaaaaaaaaatttgaaaaaataatgagAGTTTGCATCATATTGCATAATATAATTGTTGAAAACGAAAGAGATAGATATGCTTATACTTTTACTAAACTCCCTTCTTATGACGATGTCGACAATGACCATTTACAACCAGAGTTAGGCGAAGAGTCTTTTGCTCCTGAGAAATATATTCAAAAAAATGTCGAACTTCGCAATAGACTAAAGCATCGACAACTACAAACAAACTTGGTTGAGAATATTTGGTTCACAATACAAAATAAGTTTAGTTTAGagctttattatttttaatattatgttgTCTTTGTTAATATTCTATTTATGTAATGTTTTAAATATGTAATATGTTTTTTTAGTGTTATATTTAATTAGCTAATAttttaaagtatatttttattagtgtgtaatatcttttaaatttatggtatataattattaattctgtaattctatattttattttagttaaattttcacAACTTAACTAAAAtgatttgaaataattaaaaataatttaaaattagaaaattaaaatgagaCTAAACATTAAAGTATCAAATCTCATATTGAGTTTTGaatcaaattttatttatatggTCCCACAAATACTTATATGACATTTTGtgagatccaaaataaaattaaactgaaACCAAATATTAAAGATGCTCTTAGAATTATTAACAAATATTAACATAATTAATCACTAAATGTTAATTTGCGTTTTCATATAAATTTATAAGGATTTACACTTCAGACAGGTTAGTCCATAAAAAAAAAGTACCAATAAAGTTCAACAGGATAGCATGTGGATAAGTTGGTTCAAATTTAGACATTCTACTTTAATCATAGAggactaatttaaaaatagtatGTCTATATTTGCAATTCTTAAAgactttattaataattttttttagaaattaatctGTCCGAAGTGTAAATTCTCAAGAGTTTATTTGTTACTTTACCCTAATATCTAATATCTTTGGTAAAAAGGAAAAACACCATTTTCTCTTTTTTGAAACAACtatgaaaaccaaaattttaaaaatcaaacaaattatcTAACTGGACGATATAGAGATTTAAAAGGTTAAAGATTCTACTAAAACTCAACCGTAGTTGGACTAgatacaataaaataatatatttacgtataaaatatttatttttaaaaaaattgattttttatggtttataattgAAATCAGTTAATAGTTAAAAACGGCACAAGTTCGACCAATTAACTGATTTTTTGACTAATTCTTTCCTATTTTTATCGGTTTACTGTCAAGCAATTTTTATCTTGAATCAAAGTGGTATAGTGATCaatttttagttaactaattcGGTTTTTGTCCAAAAATTAGGAGTTAGTATTCTTCAAATGTTCTGCAAATTAGTTTTAATTGGAAAGTCGAATTGGTCAAACCAGTTCTTCaatataaaaagtagttatttttactaatgtagcgttatataattagatgtatctgtaaaattattttacactgttaatacatcaaaattagaTAGAGTGTAAACTACTTTTGAAATTGCTGAATCACCTGAGAACCGTGCGGTTAGACCAAACCTGGACCTGGCCGCTTTTAGACAAAGACGCTAAACCGCGTCGTTTCTAGGCTAAAGAGTAAaaggtaaaaagtaaaaactgtTCCGTGTTCAATCAGTCTTCACATTCAAAGAAACCCTAGCCTTCCACTCTCCAGATACCTAAGCCAAGCGGCGTCACTCCAGCGTCACGCCATCGTCGATTCGTTCTACCACCGTCTGTTGCAGTTTTCGGCCGTGCTCTCTCTCCCTCGAGTTCCATCGTGCTCCCTCTCCCTCATACTCTATTCGAGTGAAGGTTtgctgtgattttaggtattttcctTGTTGTTTAGTTCTTAGTCGTGctgtgttttctatgatttactggtttgattttttgttcttgttttttcttatttaattgttCAATCATGGATGTATTTGCTGTAAATTGTTCAATTTTGGCTGCCTTGGTTAGTTGGTGTTTGGAGAATAATTTTCTTTCACTTAATTTATGTTGTTGGTTTATAATGGCTGCCTTGGTTGATTACTTGTTATTCAGTTCTTGGTCTTGCTGTGATTTATTTTAGTTCTTGTTCTTGCTCTTTTGCTGTTATTATAGGTCTTTGTTCTTGATTTTAGTTCTTATTTTTGGTGTGATTTAGTTCTTGTTCTTCTAGTCTTTTCTTATTTAATTGTTCAATTATGGCTGTGTTTGCTTTTAATTGTCCATTTATGGCTGCCTTCGTTAGTTGATGTATGGATAATAATTTGTGttcacttaattttttttttgacattttaAAGTTAGTTGTTTAATGTGGATGGCATTTTTATgattatattagaatataattaagtttgtgtatgtttatttatattttattataaaacagtaATTTAGGTTGAACCACGATGGAATGGTTGAACTAGTAGCTAGAGTTTGATGACAGATTTTGTTTAGAGAACCTTGCAGTATTCTTTGTCTTAGATCTGGTGTGGTTGAAGCTTCAGCCATTGCACTATCACCAATTGAGGTCTATAAATAGAATATTAATTTGTTATGGTGCGTGCTTTGTGGGACGAGAATCTACGAATAATACCTTGTTTTGCattttgctcaagtgcttcgtcAAGTGAGATCTTATTCTGTGTGTTAGTTTTGGTGATCTTATTCACATTGTTCATGCTTGATCTGGTTTCTTTTAATTGCACAATGCTCGAGTCATGTTCCATTCTCACCGTTCACTTGTCTATTGTGTTTGAAAATATATTATATGATTTCGCaaaggatttttatttttctagaatTTCATCTTTGATTCTGTTTCATTTCTTCTCACTTCTCAGAACTCCGTTTTCGCCTTCTTCGTCACTTTAATCTTCAGTCTCCCAAGGGTTTACGCTAATATCAATTAAGAAGCATCAGAAACGCAACGAAAATGGCGTCTTTGGATCCAGAGATTGCAAAGACGCAGGAAGAGCGCAAGACGGAGCAACAACTCGCATCCCTCACTTCTCTCACCTTCGACACTGACCTCTATGGCGGTTCCGACAAGGGCTCCTACCTCACCTCAATCCCTGCCAGTGAAGATGAAGAGAATATCGATGCCATGGATAACGAGGTTGCTCGCAAGCTTGCCTCCTTTACTGCCCCCAAATCTCTGCTCAAGGAGATGCCCGGTGGTGATGACAGCGACACCGGATTGGGGTTCAGGAAGCTGCAGAAGATTACCGACAGGGAGAATGAGTACCAGCAAAGGAGGCTCAAGGCCATTgctaagaagaagaaggaagaggaggaggctGCTAAGGCGGCGCCACCACATGCTTGTTTTAGGAGGGTTTATCACTTGTTGCTTGCCTTATTCATTTGTAGAGAAAAATAGGAAGGTTTATCATTGCATTTGCTTGTTGCCTTCCTCTTTTGCAGAGAAAAAGTTTATCACTAGTTGCTTGCCTTAACTGGTTGCAGTTGTTTATTACCTTACTTGTTTGCAAAACAAATTAGAATATCTAACTTTTAGATgccataaaataattattaaaattaattctctATATATAGTACAGGTATATGTTGtttaattaatatttgttttaagattgcatataatataatttttttttctat
This window harbors:
- the LOC112779869 gene encoding uncharacterized protein gives rise to the protein MASLDPEIAKTQEERKTEQQLASLTSLTFDTDLYGGSDKGSYLTSIPASEDEENIDAMDNEVARKLASFTAPKSLLKEMPGGDDSDTGLGFRKLQKITDRENEYQQRRLKAIAKKKKEEEEAAKAAPPHACFRRVYHLLLALFICREK
- the LOC112777944 gene encoding uncharacterized protein → MDGNYDFNDKSLDDLAEKIVFNDSDDFDGINPTLSEVDPYYQQKVNAVGNKGLSPLQKCTTAMSMLAYGVSADVVDDCTQIGESTAIECLEKFVEDVISAFECEFFCTSNSNDVQCFLKIGENRGFPNMKGNIDCMHWKWKDYPKVWKCMFLSDYCGVPTIVLETDVSSSDL